In Capillimicrobium parvum, a genomic segment contains:
- a CDS encoding class I SAM-dependent methyltransferase, translated as MNSNPPPGDPADLDPVERKRLERAYGGYAADPARQQAWDAANPGNVALRAEVGARLERVAGPALAGDRPILDAGCGAGYWLGWLQDRGVAPARLRGAEMIAARADAARRRVPGADVRQADVRRLPFENASCALVLLFTVLSSQVAEADRAATVREARRVAGPAGLVVVWDLRRTARAVPAAFLRRELGPGLRTQTSTLVPPVARRLGPATERVYPLLVRLPPLRTHWFAWAPGA; from the coding sequence TTGAACTCGAATCCGCCTCCGGGCGACCCGGCGGACCTCGACCCGGTCGAGCGCAAGCGCCTGGAGCGCGCATACGGCGGCTACGCGGCCGATCCGGCGCGTCAGCAGGCCTGGGACGCCGCCAACCCCGGCAACGTCGCCCTGCGCGCCGAGGTCGGCGCCCGCCTCGAACGCGTGGCCGGGCCTGCGCTGGCGGGCGACCGGCCGATCCTCGACGCCGGCTGCGGCGCCGGCTACTGGCTGGGGTGGCTGCAGGACCGCGGCGTCGCGCCCGCTCGCCTGCGCGGTGCGGAGATGATCGCCGCGCGCGCCGATGCCGCCCGCCGCCGCGTCCCGGGCGCCGACGTCCGACAGGCCGATGTGCGCCGGCTGCCCTTCGAGAACGCCAGCTGCGCGCTCGTCCTGCTCTTCACGGTCCTGAGCTCGCAGGTCGCCGAGGCCGACCGCGCCGCGACGGTGCGCGAGGCGCGCCGAGTGGCCGGTCCCGCGGGCCTCGTCGTCGTCTGGGACCTGCGCCGCACCGCGCGCGCCGTGCCCGCCGCCTTCCTGCGCCGCGAGCTCGGCCCCGGGCTGCGCACGCAGACCTCCACCCTCGTGCCGCCGGTCGCCCGCCGCCTCGGTCCGGCGACCGAGCGCGTGTACCCGCTGCTCGTCCGTCTGCCGCCCCTGCGCACCCACTGGTTCGCGTGGGCGCCGGGGGCCTGA
- a CDS encoding coiled-coil domain-containing protein, with protein MQRYRIAVIEPIIEAADPRVVLDLDRGDGQLAHRLAALCRERDIALHVAHPDPSFDPEALEQLGGDAVRVQRAGAVRAASECTDVGVAIVDADPNWYTVMQVLQELESRARQDGHEPPVVVVHDVRWPFGRRDGYRDPEAIPEGARQPAGRDGVVPGRRGLDPEGLQTGLWHALSDDGDRNGVRTAIEDFAEQSERDWVIADLPGLGGIAVVAEVQLVRGNAALARVLHDLRSPEFLEDHCRRVDMERARAETALQAARRAAAALEAEQRDVAERAATQAGALAAATEAHRAEADDLRAEVRRSQERADALEHELSDARVAVASLQARVAELDAAVREQRADRERLIAAASTGERERAVAETRLEALERSSAAIEAELRSGRDRLERQLAANEQERTQLRIDLTRRDAELQSLRAERTVLQSRVDGDAQRVADAVVAAERVREQLGRAEAARERERQALADAERRAGILEREVEARTNELGATRDQERLLSSRTADLDRQLVAAQGDLRTHRAARETLEAEREVVRAQLERAIASRSWRLGHKTTMLMRRLTFRRPQSDAGALDKALQTVSRPLPAAQLPAAESDMRPILRSWAQEPSQQSTTRS; from the coding sequence GTGCAGCGCTACCGGATCGCCGTCATCGAACCGATCATCGAGGCGGCCGATCCCCGGGTCGTGCTGGATCTGGACCGTGGAGACGGTCAGCTCGCCCACCGCCTCGCGGCGCTGTGCCGAGAGCGCGACATCGCCCTGCACGTCGCGCACCCGGATCCGTCCTTCGACCCGGAGGCGCTCGAGCAGCTCGGCGGCGACGCGGTGCGCGTGCAGCGCGCCGGCGCGGTCCGGGCCGCGAGCGAGTGCACGGACGTCGGCGTGGCGATCGTCGATGCCGACCCGAACTGGTACACGGTCATGCAGGTCCTGCAGGAGCTCGAGTCGCGCGCCCGGCAGGACGGCCACGAGCCGCCGGTCGTGGTCGTCCACGACGTCCGCTGGCCGTTCGGGCGCCGCGACGGCTACCGCGACCCGGAGGCGATCCCCGAGGGCGCCCGCCAACCCGCCGGTCGCGACGGCGTCGTGCCCGGCCGCCGAGGGCTGGACCCCGAGGGCCTGCAGACCGGCCTCTGGCACGCCCTCTCCGATGACGGCGACCGCAACGGCGTGCGCACCGCGATCGAGGACTTCGCCGAGCAGTCCGAGCGCGACTGGGTGATCGCCGACCTGCCCGGGCTGGGCGGCATCGCGGTCGTCGCCGAGGTCCAGCTGGTGCGGGGCAACGCCGCGCTCGCCCGCGTCCTGCACGACCTGCGCAGTCCCGAGTTCCTCGAGGACCACTGCCGCCGGGTCGACATGGAGCGCGCTCGCGCCGAGACCGCTCTGCAGGCGGCCCGCCGCGCCGCCGCGGCGCTCGAGGCCGAGCAGCGCGATGTCGCCGAGCGCGCGGCCACGCAGGCCGGCGCCCTCGCCGCGGCGACGGAGGCGCACCGCGCCGAGGCCGACGACCTGCGCGCCGAGGTGCGCCGCAGCCAGGAGCGCGCCGACGCGCTCGAGCACGAGCTCTCCGACGCCCGCGTCGCCGTCGCGTCGCTGCAGGCGCGGGTCGCCGAGCTCGACGCGGCGGTCCGCGAGCAGCGCGCCGACCGCGAGCGCCTCATCGCCGCCGCGTCCACCGGCGAGCGCGAGCGCGCGGTGGCCGAGACGCGCCTGGAGGCGCTCGAGCGCAGCAGCGCCGCCATCGAGGCCGAGCTGCGCAGCGGCCGCGACCGCCTCGAGCGCCAGCTCGCCGCCAACGAGCAGGAGCGCACCCAGCTGCGCATCGACCTCACCCGCCGCGATGCCGAGCTCCAGAGCCTGCGCGCCGAGCGCACCGTGCTGCAGTCGCGCGTCGACGGCGACGCCCAGCGCGTGGCGGACGCCGTCGTGGCCGCCGAGCGCGTCCGCGAGCAGCTCGGGCGGGCCGAGGCCGCCCGCGAGCGCGAGCGCCAGGCCCTCGCCGACGCCGAGCGCCGGGCGGGGATCCTCGAGCGCGAGGTCGAGGCCCGGACGAACGAGCTCGGGGCCACGCGCGACCAGGAGCGGCTGCTGAGCTCACGCACCGCCGACCTCGACCGCCAGCTCGTCGCCGCACAGGGCGACCTGCGGACGCATCGTGCGGCCCGCGAGACCCTCGAGGCCGAGCGCGAGGTCGTCCGCGCACAGCTCGAGCGCGCGATCGCCTCACGCTCGTGGCGGCTGGGCCACAAGACCACGATGCTCATGCGCCGCCTGACCTTCCGCCGGCCCCAGAGCGACGCCGGAGCGCTCGACAAGGCGCTGCAGACCGTCTCCCGTCCCCTCCCCGCCGCGCAGCTGCCCGCCGCAGAGTCCGACATGCGTCCAATCCTGCGGTCCTGGGCTCAAGAGCCCTCCCAGCAGTCCACGACCCGGAGCTAG
- a CDS encoding glycosyltransferase gives MRTVRPSVVVEIGSQFGELTRRLLEIAEEVDAVIHSIDPEPGFDVEGWEAEFGDRFVFHRGLSLNVLPDIADVDLLLIDGDHNHFTVLSELRASEERAARDRRSPPVIALHDVDWPYGRRDMYYAPDRIPEHRRHPYAHKGLRPGTAEMFEVGINDHLANAIEEGGPRNGVRTAIEDFIATSDPEWVFRDIPGAHGLGILAPETTVAEDGRLGDLLELTGGSEWLRERAGAIELMRLWGIVARRETAHQLELTQQGLAEAQERMRTGGGDPADRQLLDDLLKEVKRLRRSLDKERERTATAPAAGAGPDPALAEQIAQLGRQLGAARETRSSDDPEIVDELRDLAAVEAARATDAMAKATEAATRAGAFERELESMRADYARLAAGVDTREAELATATQALEELEQRLSDEQAARTAAEARVAELEEQASRATVDAGAAASQRRRAEQDLADVRETLERELDEQRAALEAVRAGAADAEQRRLEDRSLAEQAARTAEAAEARVAELRAALDEQARERTRLETELGAARGDLEGAAAERAAQQAEIESLTTELGEARIAHERRAMELEYAQTSARDAEQARERAERELQDGERRRSDELADTRSRAQAAEEAAARARDDLDQATQRVLALERQLGSGPPAIADPAGSAIATGEPATSPSDNGHVVPGAEHGLDPASPEFEPRRAFLSQYLGTVRWTRRPVEGVDPLALPQAADRRHVLVDRADQVLISPSIDVVVCVHNALEDVRVCLWSLVAKSDRPFRLILVNDGSDAATTAYLESVAETNPKVTLIHNAEPPHGYTIAANLGMREATADYVAVLNSDTIVTFGWLQRLVDTGDSNGAIGILGPLSNAASHQSVPRLREGGSWATNPLPPWLTADGMASIVAHVSPRDRPRLPFVNGFCYVVKRAVFDAIGYFDEEHFASGYSEENDFSYRALKAGFELAVADDAYVFHAKSKSFTVEGRNVHAKRNYQIFLDKHGREEIETLVKGMEANTALAPLRAAVEDAAATPVGTAAALMHGDTDPLAVVFVLPGLGDGGSGGSHSIYQEVRGLRQLGVNAHIALPERAFTRAQAVYDDAAEVFQTFRDEDDLVDKTAGADVISATHFKSVAMVQRVRQAREDFLPAYYIQDYEPFFASKNPEDVAEAVESYTAIEDMLLFAKTHWLCNVVGEVHGLHVAKVEPSIDEQLYVPPLRPRDPDGPVRVVGMVRPRTPRRQPFGTVKALERLQDAFPDTVEVMTFGCHDAELAKITESAAIRARHLGLLTRHRVASLLARSDVFLDLSMYQAFGRTALEAMACGCTAVAPRLGGVWEFARDGENMVAVDTLDEAAALDALTALVDDRQRLRHLQTNARETASRYSILRAAISEYVVFEQEHARRFGRTFRRADQPSR, from the coding sequence GTGCGCACCGTGCGCCCGTCGGTCGTCGTCGAGATCGGCTCCCAGTTCGGGGAGCTGACCCGGCGCCTGCTCGAGATCGCCGAGGAGGTCGATGCCGTGATCCACAGCATCGACCCCGAGCCCGGCTTCGACGTCGAGGGCTGGGAGGCCGAGTTCGGCGATCGGTTCGTCTTCCATCGCGGGCTGAGCCTCAACGTCCTGCCCGACATCGCCGACGTCGACCTGCTGCTGATCGACGGCGACCACAACCACTTCACGGTCCTCAGCGAGCTGCGGGCGAGCGAGGAGCGGGCGGCGCGCGACCGGCGCTCGCCGCCCGTGATCGCGCTGCACGACGTCGACTGGCCCTACGGCCGGCGCGACATGTACTACGCGCCCGACCGGATCCCCGAGCACCGCCGCCACCCGTACGCCCACAAGGGCCTGCGGCCCGGCACCGCGGAGATGTTCGAGGTCGGCATCAACGACCACCTGGCCAACGCGATCGAGGAGGGCGGCCCGCGCAACGGCGTGCGCACCGCCATCGAGGACTTCATCGCGACGTCCGATCCCGAGTGGGTGTTCCGCGACATCCCGGGCGCGCACGGGCTGGGCATCCTGGCGCCGGAGACCACCGTCGCCGAGGACGGCCGGCTCGGCGACCTGCTCGAGCTCACCGGCGGCTCCGAGTGGCTGCGCGAGCGTGCCGGGGCGATCGAGCTGATGCGGCTCTGGGGCATCGTCGCGCGCCGGGAGACGGCGCACCAGCTCGAGCTGACGCAGCAGGGCCTGGCCGAGGCGCAGGAGCGCATGCGCACCGGCGGGGGTGACCCGGCCGACCGTCAGCTGCTCGACGACCTCCTCAAGGAGGTCAAGCGGCTGCGGCGCTCGCTGGACAAGGAGCGCGAGCGGACGGCGACCGCCCCGGCGGCCGGGGCCGGCCCGGACCCGGCGCTCGCCGAGCAGATCGCGCAGCTGGGGCGCCAGCTCGGTGCGGCCCGCGAGACGCGTTCGTCGGACGACCCGGAGATCGTCGACGAGCTGCGCGATCTCGCCGCCGTCGAGGCCGCCCGCGCCACCGACGCGATGGCCAAGGCCACCGAGGCCGCGACCCGGGCCGGTGCGTTCGAGCGCGAGCTCGAGTCGATGCGCGCGGACTACGCGCGCCTCGCCGCCGGAGTCGACACGCGGGAGGCCGAGCTCGCCACCGCGACGCAGGCCCTCGAGGAGCTCGAGCAGCGCCTGTCCGACGAGCAGGCGGCGCGCACGGCGGCCGAGGCGCGCGTCGCGGAGCTCGAGGAGCAGGCGTCCCGCGCGACGGTCGACGCCGGCGCCGCGGCGTCGCAGCGGCGACGCGCCGAGCAGGACCTCGCCGACGTGCGCGAGACGCTCGAGCGCGAGCTCGACGAGCAGCGGGCCGCGCTCGAGGCCGTCCGCGCTGGTGCCGCGGACGCCGAGCAGCGCCGCCTCGAGGACCGCTCGCTCGCCGAGCAGGCCGCCCGGACCGCGGAGGCCGCCGAGGCGCGCGTCGCCGAGCTGCGCGCGGCCCTCGACGAGCAGGCGCGCGAGCGCACCCGGCTGGAGACCGAGCTGGGCGCGGCGCGGGGCGACCTCGAGGGCGCAGCGGCCGAGCGCGCCGCCCAGCAGGCCGAGATCGAGAGCCTCACGACCGAGCTCGGCGAGGCGCGGATCGCCCACGAGCGCCGCGCCATGGAGCTCGAGTACGCGCAGACGAGCGCGCGCGACGCCGAGCAGGCGCGCGAGCGCGCCGAGCGGGAGCTTCAGGACGGCGAGCGCCGCCGCTCCGACGAGCTCGCCGACACCCGCAGCCGGGCGCAGGCCGCCGAGGAGGCGGCCGCGCGCGCCAGGGACGATCTCGACCAGGCGACGCAGCGCGTCCTGGCGCTCGAGCGCCAGCTGGGCTCGGGACCGCCCGCGATCGCTGACCCGGCCGGCTCAGCGATCGCGACAGGTGAACCGGCCACCTCGCCGTCCGACAACGGGCACGTGGTCCCGGGCGCCGAGCACGGGCTCGACCCGGCCAGCCCGGAGTTCGAACCGCGCCGGGCGTTTCTGTCGCAGTACCTCGGCACGGTGCGCTGGACGCGGCGCCCCGTCGAGGGCGTCGACCCGCTGGCGCTGCCGCAGGCCGCCGACCGCCGCCACGTGCTCGTCGATCGCGCCGACCAGGTGCTCATCAGCCCCTCGATCGACGTCGTCGTCTGCGTCCACAACGCGCTCGAGGACGTGCGGGTCTGCCTGTGGTCGCTCGTCGCGAAGTCCGACCGGCCGTTCCGGCTGATCCTCGTCAACGACGGCAGCGACGCGGCGACCACCGCGTACCTCGAATCGGTCGCGGAGACGAACCCGAAGGTCACGCTCATCCACAACGCCGAGCCGCCGCACGGCTACACGATCGCCGCGAACCTCGGGATGCGGGAGGCGACCGCCGACTACGTCGCCGTGCTCAACAGCGACACGATCGTGACGTTCGGCTGGCTGCAGCGGCTCGTGGACACCGGCGACTCGAACGGCGCGATCGGCATCCTCGGGCCGCTGTCCAACGCGGCCAGCCATCAGTCCGTGCCGCGGCTGCGCGAGGGCGGGTCGTGGGCGACGAATCCGCTGCCGCCGTGGCTGACCGCGGACGGGATGGCGTCGATCGTGGCGCACGTCTCCCCGCGCGACCGCCCGCGCCTGCCGTTCGTCAACGGCTTCTGCTACGTCGTCAAGCGCGCCGTCTTCGACGCGATCGGCTACTTCGACGAGGAGCACTTCGCCTCCGGCTACTCCGAGGAGAACGACTTCAGCTATCGCGCGCTGAAGGCCGGCTTCGAGCTCGCCGTCGCCGACGACGCCTACGTCTTCCACGCCAAGTCGAAGTCGTTCACCGTCGAGGGGCGCAACGTCCACGCCAAGCGCAACTACCAGATCTTCCTCGACAAGCACGGGCGCGAGGAGATCGAGACGCTCGTCAAGGGCATGGAGGCCAACACGGCGCTGGCGCCGCTGCGCGCGGCGGTGGAGGACGCGGCCGCGACGCCCGTCGGGACGGCGGCCGCGCTCATGCACGGCGACACCGACCCGCTGGCCGTCGTCTTCGTCCTGCCGGGCCTCGGCGACGGCGGCTCGGGCGGCTCGCACTCGATCTACCAGGAGGTGCGCGGGCTGCGCCAGCTCGGCGTCAACGCGCACATCGCGCTGCCCGAGCGGGCCTTCACGCGCGCCCAGGCGGTCTACGACGACGCGGCCGAGGTCTTCCAGACCTTCCGCGACGAGGACGACCTGGTCGACAAGACGGCCGGCGCCGACGTCATCTCGGCGACCCACTTCAAGTCGGTCGCGATGGTCCAGCGGGTGCGCCAGGCCCGCGAGGACTTCCTGCCCGCCTACTACATCCAGGACTACGAGCCGTTCTTCGCGTCGAAGAACCCGGAGGACGTCGCGGAGGCGGTCGAGTCCTACACGGCGATCGAGGACATGCTCCTGTTCGCCAAGACGCACTGGCTGTGCAACGTCGTCGGCGAGGTGCACGGCCTGCACGTGGCCAAGGTCGAGCCGAGCATCGACGAGCAGCTGTACGTGCCGCCGCTGCGCCCACGCGACCCCGACGGGCCGGTGCGGGTCGTCGGCATGGTGCGGCCGCGCACGCCGCGCCGGCAGCCGTTCGGCACGGTGAAGGCCCTCGAGCGCCTGCAGGATGCGTTCCCGGACACGGTCGAGGTGATGACGTTCGGCTGCCATGACGCCGAACTGGCGAAGATCACCGAGTCGGCGGCGATCCGGGCGCGCCACCTCGGCCTGCTGACCCGCCACCGCGTGGCGAGCCTGCTCGCGCGCAGCGACGTCTTCCTGGACCTGTCCATGTACCAGGCGTTCGGGCGCACGGCGCTCGAGGCGATGGCCTGCGGGTGCACGGCGGTCGCGCCGCGCCTCGGCGGGGTCTGGGAGTTCGCACGCGACGGCGAGAACATGGTCGCCGTCGACACGCTCGACGAGGCCGCGGCGCTCGACGCGCTCACCGCGCTCGTCGACGACCGCCAGCGGCTGCGCCACCTGCAGACGAACGCGCGCGAGACGGCGAGCCGGTACTCGATCCTGCGCGCGGCGATCTCGGAGTACGTCGTCTTCGAGCAGGAGCACGCGCGGCGCTTCGGCCGGACCTTCCGGCGCGCCGACCAGCCGTCGCGCTGA
- a CDS encoding glycosyltransferase family 4 protein produces the protein MRVVFLTHYFPPEKGAAQTRIAALAGGLQAAGLDVTVHTGFPHYPDGAVKRPYRNRAWLREAGPVPVLRSAVCPVANRGVARRLLDHTGFAASALATAPLAGPADVVVVESPPLFTAAAGVLYARGKRAALVMNVADRWPATAVELGALTNARAVAAAEGLERWCYRHAAAVTTPTEGIAAALERLPEAAGKVARVLPAVDLERFAAAPPPRLDGPLRVVYAGTIGLAQNMATLVEAARLAGPETVAVTIAGDGAQAQEVEARAASVDNVTWLGTVAPDAVPGLYAGAHAGAVLLGAQPILDGAFPTKLLEVMAARRPVVLGARGESAREVREAGAGVVADPDDAPALADALRRLRADPAGVARMGDAGLARVRERYSRARSVEHWRELLTAVAGQCSVS, from the coding sequence ATGCGCGTCGTGTTCCTCACCCATTACTTCCCGCCCGAGAAGGGGGCGGCGCAGACGCGCATCGCGGCGCTCGCCGGCGGGCTGCAGGCGGCCGGGCTGGACGTCACGGTGCACACCGGCTTTCCACACTATCCCGATGGCGCCGTGAAGCGCCCCTACCGCAACCGCGCCTGGCTGCGCGAGGCGGGCCCCGTGCCGGTCCTGCGCAGTGCGGTCTGCCCGGTGGCCAACCGCGGGGTGGCGCGGCGGCTGCTCGACCACACGGGCTTCGCCGCGAGCGCGCTGGCCACGGCCCCGCTGGCCGGGCCGGCCGACGTGGTGGTCGTCGAGTCGCCGCCGCTGTTCACGGCCGCGGCGGGCGTGCTGTACGCCCGGGGCAAGCGGGCAGCGCTGGTCATGAACGTCGCCGACCGCTGGCCCGCCACGGCCGTAGAGCTCGGTGCGCTGACGAACGCGCGGGCCGTCGCCGCCGCCGAGGGTCTCGAGCGCTGGTGCTACCGCCACGCGGCGGCCGTCACGACGCCCACCGAGGGCATCGCCGCGGCGCTCGAGCGCCTCCCCGAGGCGGCCGGCAAGGTCGCCCGCGTCCTGCCCGCCGTGGATCTGGAGCGGTTCGCGGCGGCCCCCCCGCCCCGGCTCGACGGGCCGCTGCGGGTGGTCTACGCGGGGACGATCGGCCTGGCCCAGAACATGGCCACGCTCGTCGAGGCCGCGCGACTGGCAGGTCCCGAGACGGTGGCGGTGACGATCGCCGGGGACGGCGCCCAGGCGCAGGAGGTTGAGGCGCGGGCGGCGTCGGTCGACAACGTCACGTGGCTGGGCACCGTCGCGCCCGATGCCGTGCCGGGACTCTACGCCGGCGCCCACGCCGGGGCCGTCCTGCTCGGCGCCCAGCCGATCCTCGACGGCGCGTTTCCGACGAAGCTGCTCGAGGTCATGGCCGCGCGCCGGCCGGTGGTCCTCGGCGCGCGGGGCGAGTCGGCCCGCGAGGTGCGGGAAGCGGGCGCGGGCGTCGTGGCCGACCCGGACGACGCGCCGGCGCTCGCGGACGCGCTGCGGCGGCTCCGGGCGGACCCGGCGGGCGTCGCGCGCATGGGCGACGCCGGCCTGGCGCGGGTGCGCGAGCGCTACAGCCGCGCACGCAGCGTCGAGCACTGGCGCGAGCTGCTCACCGCCGTCGCGGGCCAGTGCTCCGTCTCGTAA
- a CDS encoding O-antigen ligase family protein: MFVIVLLLLATVYHGAFYLRDWGPPAVLVLGTLLALQIAGGGLPLGGRWTKVMLAGIWGFAAWALLSALWSTSPSAAWEGGARDLFYAALVTVPIVLVPRGRVIEVLGLGLVAGIAALALLTLVRMLIGDDGLFLAGRLDAPVGYRNATALLFALGVWPLLALAARGEKRAFRAAAFSLAVLCLALAFLTQSRGIVIGLGVGAVVALGLGPERIRRAWLGVLAVVLIAIFSSGLLTPYNAFDGGQGVVQDGDISRAAWTTLLLMVVAFGVGLAIALVDNGLRTGSEGIRVARLAARAGLVLIVIVGIVGGLMVVGNPVSEARQKWDEFTANETIATGATRYANVSGQRYDLWRVSLNAFADNPITGVGEASYPFEYYGHRNNDRNLDDPHGLPFQVLSELGLVGAILMGAFLVGAIGVLVTRWRHVPQPRQRLASGLAASGAVLIGQSMVDWMWRIPGVTGLGLLCLGIGVALVLDPATAPSRRLPAAWRAVTAGALAIAVVAVAVLYLSDFYVRQARADAADSPAKQLSAARTASKLNPVSVVPWYLMASAHESDGQLAEARSDLLKALDKEPGNFATMGVIGDFYARQGRYRAARYWYGRALKLNPVDVGLQQLAKTGGDPKATG; encoded by the coding sequence GTGTTCGTCATCGTCCTGCTCCTTCTGGCGACCGTCTACCACGGAGCCTTCTACCTGCGCGACTGGGGCCCGCCGGCCGTGCTGGTCCTCGGCACGCTGCTGGCCCTGCAGATCGCCGGCGGCGGCCTCCCCCTGGGCGGCCGCTGGACGAAGGTCATGCTCGCCGGCATCTGGGGCTTCGCGGCCTGGGCGCTGCTCTCCGCGCTCTGGTCGACGTCGCCCTCCGCCGCCTGGGAGGGCGGCGCGCGCGACCTGTTCTACGCGGCGCTCGTCACGGTCCCGATCGTGCTCGTCCCGCGCGGGCGGGTGATCGAGGTCCTCGGCCTCGGGCTGGTCGCCGGCATCGCCGCGCTGGCCCTCCTCACGCTCGTCCGCATGCTCATCGGCGACGACGGGCTCTTCCTGGCCGGGCGCCTCGACGCTCCGGTGGGCTACCGCAACGCGACGGCGCTGCTCTTCGCGCTGGGCGTCTGGCCGCTGCTGGCGCTGGCCGCCCGCGGCGAGAAGCGGGCGTTCCGCGCCGCCGCGTTCTCGCTGGCCGTCCTCTGCCTCGCCCTGGCGTTCCTGACGCAGAGCCGCGGCATCGTCATCGGCCTCGGCGTGGGCGCCGTCGTCGCGCTGGGGCTCGGGCCCGAGCGGATCCGCCGGGCCTGGCTCGGCGTGCTGGCGGTCGTGCTCATCGCGATCTTCTCGAGCGGCCTGCTGACGCCGTACAACGCCTTCGACGGCGGGCAGGGCGTCGTACAGGACGGCGACATCAGCCGTGCCGCCTGGACGACGCTGCTGCTCATGGTGGTCGCCTTCGGCGTCGGCCTGGCCATCGCCCTGGTCGACAACGGCCTGCGCACCGGCAGCGAGGGCATCCGCGTCGCCCGCCTCGCCGCGCGGGCCGGGCTCGTCCTGATCGTGATCGTCGGGATCGTCGGCGGGCTCATGGTCGTCGGCAACCCCGTCAGCGAGGCCCGCCAGAAGTGGGACGAGTTCACCGCCAACGAGACCATCGCCACCGGAGCGACCCGGTACGCCAACGTCTCCGGCCAGCGCTACGACCTCTGGCGCGTGTCGCTGAACGCGTTCGCCGACAACCCGATCACCGGCGTCGGCGAGGCGTCCTACCCCTTCGAGTACTACGGGCACCGCAACAACGACCGCAACCTGGACGACCCACACGGGCTGCCGTTCCAGGTGCTGTCGGAGCTCGGCCTGGTCGGCGCGATCCTCATGGGCGCCTTCCTCGTCGGGGCGATCGGCGTGCTCGTCACGCGCTGGCGCCACGTCCCGCAACCCCGGCAGCGATTGGCCAGCGGCCTGGCCGCCTCGGGAGCCGTGCTGATCGGCCAGTCCATGGTCGACTGGATGTGGCGGATCCCGGGCGTCACGGGGCTCGGCCTGCTCTGCCTGGGCATCGGCGTCGCGCTCGTCCTCGATCCCGCCACCGCGCCGTCGCGCCGGCTGCCCGCCGCGTGGCGGGCGGTCACCGCGGGCGCCCTCGCGATCGCGGTCGTCGCCGTCGCCGTCCTGTACCTCTCGGACTTCTACGTCCGCCAGGCGCGCGCGGACGCCGCCGACTCGCCGGCCAAGCAGCTCTCGGCGGCCCGGACCGCCTCCAAGCTCAACCCGGTCTCGGTCGTCCCGTGGTACCTGATGGCGTCGGCGCACGAGAGCGACGGCCAGCTCGCCGAGGCGCGCTCGGACCTCCTCAAGGCGCTCGACAAGGAGCCCGGCAACTTCGCCACGATGGGCGTCATCGGCGACTTCTACGCCCGCCAGGGGCGCTACCGCGCCGCCCGCTACTGGTATGGGCGCGCGCTCAAGCTCAACCCGGTCGACGTCGGCCTCCAGCAGCTCGCCAAGACGGGCGGGGATCCGAAGGCCACGGGCTGA
- a CDS encoding RNA polymerase sigma factor — MPIVREPPDPVLDQPVWARPLLRQPDRSLMDLAGSGLPVAFAVLADRHRERLLAAAGGDEDRLRDTLLGAWSAARAGARPADPAAWLESLASGDVQAEHLGAAAEGDEHEQELRSQLEALVGAAVLPSLPPRTADTGLPAPAAAAAPSRVGGRLRRRPAALVAGGVLGLFGVAAIAAGAVALSGGDEPSGQRAAKVSTAPADAPPDAPTTGAGTTPSPADTTATTAKKARKAGSSSSATAGTGAVTPSGEPVTTQAQEPSAAAGAPTPTKATAPSRTPAAAPKSTGKKGGTRQPTTTTTRPTATVPLPTSTTTVPPITQTAPPTTPTPTATTPPVTEPPATTEPPAVTEPPATTDAPPADTVPAG; from the coding sequence TCCGGGCTGCCCGTCGCCTTCGCCGTCCTCGCCGACCGCCATCGCGAGCGGCTGCTGGCCGCCGCCGGCGGTGACGAGGACCGCCTGCGTGACACGCTGCTCGGCGCGTGGAGCGCCGCGCGTGCCGGCGCGCGGCCCGCCGATCCCGCTGCCTGGCTCGAGTCGCTGGCCTCCGGCGACGTGCAGGCCGAGCATCTCGGGGCCGCCGCGGAAGGTGACGAGCACGAGCAGGAGCTGCGCAGCCAGCTCGAGGCACTCGTCGGCGCCGCGGTGCTGCCGTCCCTGCCGCCTCGGACCGCGGACACCGGGCTGCCGGCGCCGGCGGCCGCGGCCGCGCCGTCCCGCGTCGGCGGGCGCCTGCGGCGTCGCCCGGCCGCGCTGGTCGCTGGCGGGGTGCTGGGGCTGTTCGGGGTCGCCGCGATCGCGGCGGGCGCCGTCGCGCTCAGCGGCGGCGACGAGCCGTCCGGCCAGCGGGCCGCGAAGGTCTCGACCGCGCCCGCGGACGCGCCGCCCGACGCGCCCACCACCGGCGCGGGCACCACGCCTTCGCCCGCGGACACCACGGCGACGACCGCGAAGAAGGCCAGGAAGGCGGGGTCGTCGTCCTCGGCGACCGCGGGCACCGGCGCGGTGACGCCGTCCGGCGAGCCGGTGACCACGCAGGCACAGGAGCCGTCCGCGGCCGCCGGCGCGCCGACCCCGACGAAGGCCACCGCGCCCTCGCGGACGCCCGCCGCCGCCCCGAAGAGCACCGGCAAGAAGGGCGGCACGAGGCAGCCGACGACGACCACCACGCGGCCCACGGCCACGGTCCCGCTGCCGACGAGCACCACCACGGTGCCCCCGATCACGCAGACCGCCCCGCCGACGACGCCGACGCCGACCGCGACGACCCCGCCGGTCACCGAGCCGCCCGCGACGACCGAGCCGCCCGCGGTGACGGAGCCTCCGGCGACGACGGACGCGCCGCCGGCGGACACGGTTCCGGCGGGCTGA